From the genome of uncultured Pseudodesulfovibrio sp., one region includes:
- a CDS encoding TIGR03960 family B12-binding radical SAM protein — MKELLPILPRPSRYIGSEWGAVFKDPSTVTVRCALAFPDMYEVGMSYLGQKILSEALNAQPTFWAERVFTPDEEAGNILREHNVPLATLESDTPLKEMDIVGFSLTHELCYTNILYMLDLAGIPLRSADRDESMPLIVAGGGAAFNAEPVAPFFDAMVLGDGEEAMVALLAAVERAKENGLSKAELLDSLTEIPGLYVPSLFEDQGPGKPLKPLKDGYETVEKAVVDDLDRAPFPKGQVIPFGAIHDRLTMEIARGCTRGCRFCQAGMIYRPVRERSLDGLNNILNDGLAETGYEETSMLSLSTGDFSGLDTLFTRSFDKCAAEQIAISLPSLRVGSLSAPIMERISSIRRTGATIAPEAGSQRLRDVINKGVDEAGLIEHVRLLFDNGWQGVKLYFMIGLPTETDEDLDAILDLCLKVRDAAGRHIKRLQVTAAVSPFVPKPHTPFQWEPQIPLDEIYRRIDHLRSIFRPHKRISIKYHEPEMTSLEGVFSRGDRRLAEVIERAYEKGALFSSWKDHLRLEPYREAMDEAGLDWNEYTGPRDPEGPLPWDHLSSGLTKRFLLKERERALAEKITDDCRYGACRNCGVCEFDGRVSTLKGQAADKDIRPRLVFPQRDQEGEQPPYSVEKPDLTGKAAHYRVWYEKTGPAAFLSQLELQAVFERAFRRAKLPMAFSAGFHPMPRLSFGKALPVGVESESEWINVFLREDFGPDEVVERLGRNMPKGLAIRSAQSLSMGRKQSQAVEEVFTLRFAGDNDRRLEQWRSFMAQEHHFIEKKTKKGKPKQVDLRPMVREAIETEDGLTLVMDWREQYMSPLALCNTVMEDASLLDFHLTKTEQRFDPESDGDA, encoded by the coding sequence ATGAAAGAACTTCTGCCCATCCTCCCCCGTCCCTCGCGCTATATCGGAAGCGAATGGGGCGCCGTGTTCAAGGACCCGTCCACCGTGACCGTTCGGTGCGCCCTCGCCTTTCCCGACATGTACGAGGTGGGCATGTCCTACCTCGGCCAGAAGATATTGTCCGAGGCCCTGAACGCCCAGCCCACTTTCTGGGCCGAGCGGGTATTTACGCCGGACGAGGAGGCAGGAAACATCCTGCGCGAGCATAATGTTCCGCTGGCTACCCTGGAGTCCGATACTCCATTGAAAGAGATGGATATCGTTGGCTTCAGCCTGACCCACGAGCTCTGCTACACCAACATTCTGTACATGCTCGACCTGGCCGGTATCCCGCTGCGCAGCGCGGACCGGGATGAATCCATGCCGCTCATAGTGGCTGGCGGCGGCGCGGCCTTCAACGCTGAGCCGGTGGCCCCGTTCTTCGACGCCATGGTCCTGGGTGACGGAGAGGAGGCCATGGTCGCGCTCCTGGCCGCCGTGGAGCGGGCAAAAGAGAATGGACTTTCCAAGGCGGAGTTGCTGGATTCCCTAACAGAAATTCCGGGCCTGTATGTGCCGTCCCTGTTCGAAGACCAGGGACCGGGCAAGCCGTTGAAGCCCCTCAAGGACGGATACGAAACCGTGGAAAAGGCCGTGGTGGACGATCTGGACCGCGCACCGTTCCCCAAGGGGCAGGTCATTCCCTTCGGGGCCATCCACGACCGGCTGACCATGGAGATCGCCCGAGGCTGCACGCGCGGTTGCCGGTTCTGCCAGGCGGGCATGATCTACCGCCCGGTTCGCGAGCGCTCGCTGGACGGTTTGAACAACATCCTGAACGACGGCCTGGCCGAGACCGGATATGAAGAAACTTCCATGCTTTCGCTGTCCACCGGCGACTTTTCCGGCCTGGACACCCTTTTCACCCGCAGCTTCGACAAGTGCGCGGCCGAACAGATCGCCATTTCCCTGCCTTCTCTGAGAGTCGGGTCCCTGTCCGCGCCGATCATGGAACGCATATCGTCCATCCGGCGCACGGGCGCGACCATCGCCCCTGAGGCGGGCAGTCAGCGCTTGCGCGACGTCATCAACAAGGGCGTTGACGAGGCCGGACTCATCGAGCACGTCCGCCTGCTCTTCGACAACGGCTGGCAAGGGGTGAAACTCTATTTCATGATCGGCCTGCCCACCGAGACCGACGAAGACCTGGACGCCATCCTCGACCTCTGCCTCAAAGTGCGCGACGCGGCCGGACGGCACATAAAACGGCTGCAGGTCACGGCTGCGGTTTCGCCCTTCGTACCCAAGCCGCACACCCCGTTCCAATGGGAGCCGCAAATTCCGCTGGATGAAATCTATCGTCGCATCGACCACCTGCGGTCCATCTTCCGGCCCCACAAACGTATTTCCATCAAATACCATGAGCCCGAGATGACCTCGCTGGAAGGCGTCTTCTCACGTGGCGACCGCCGCCTTGCCGAGGTAATCGAGCGGGCCTACGAAAAGGGAGCGCTCTTTTCCAGTTGGAAGGACCATCTGCGCCTTGAGCCTTATCGTGAGGCCATGGACGAAGCCGGTCTCGACTGGAACGAATACACCGGTCCGCGTGATCCGGAAGGCCCGCTGCCCTGGGACCATCTGTCCAGCGGGCTGACCAAGCGGTTCCTGCTCAAGGAACGTGAACGGGCCCTTGCCGAAAAGATCACCGACGACTGCCGCTATGGGGCCTGCCGCAACTGTGGCGTCTGCGAGTTCGATGGCAGGGTTTCCACCTTGAAGGGTCAGGCCGCGGACAAGGACATCCGTCCCCGGCTGGTCTTTCCCCAGCGGGATCAGGAAGGGGAACAGCCGCCCTACTCCGTGGAGAAGCCCGATCTGACGGGCAAGGCCGCCCATTATCGGGTGTGGTACGAGAAGACCGGTCCGGCCGCCTTCCTCAGCCAGTTGGAACTGCAGGCCGTATTCGAGCGGGCCTTCCGCCGGGCAAAGCTGCCCATGGCCTTTTCCGCCGGATTCCACCCCATGCCGAGATTGTCGTTCGGCAAAGCTCTGCCCGTGGGCGTAGAAAGCGAGAGTGAATGGATCAACGTGTTTCTGCGCGAGGATTTCGGCCCTGACGAAGTGGTCGAACGCCTTGGACGGAATATGCCCAAAGGGCTCGCCATCCGCAGCGCGCAGAGTCTGTCCATGGGCCGCAAGCAGTCTCAGGCCGTGGAAGAGGTGTTTACGTTGCGCTTTGCCGGCGACAACGACCGGCGGCTTGAACAGTGGCGATCGTTCATGGCTCAAGAGCATCATTTCATCGAGAAGAAGACCAAGAAAGGCAAACCCAAGCAGGTGGACCTGCGCCCCATGGTGCGCGAGGCCATCGAGACGGAGGACGGCCTGACCCTGGTTATGGACTGGCGAGAACAGTACATGAGCCCGCTGGCCCTGTGCAACACCGTCATGGAAGACGCCAGTCTGCTCGACTTCCACCTGACCAAGACCGAACAACGTTTCGATCCCGAGTCTGACGGCGACGCCTAG
- a CDS encoding ABC transporter substrate-binding protein: MKVSTFKTAGKFSLLVLSLLVAALMLVGCGGEEKKEAAEKAAPAAPEKVTLKLAMDADPVSLDPHVQLSGGMLQFSHLVFDPLIRYDKDMNFVPRLAESWERIDDLTMRFHLRKGVKFHSGNEFTAKDVVFTLERLKKSDDFKGLFEPFSGAVAVDDYTVDLVTKKPYGLVLNMATYVFPMDSQFYTGTDDKGKAKDAIVKTDYSFANENESGTGPFVVTSREQGVKTVFTRFKDYWNKDTGNVEEIILSPIKNDATRTAALMSGDVDFVMPVPPQDLDRIKSTDGLQLVTMSGSRIITFQLNGKRNPAFADPKVRLAMAYAYDNQGVVEKIMNGFATAAGQMSPKGYVGHVDALVPRYDLDKAKALMAESGFPNGFEATMIAPNNRYVNDEKISEAFVSMMSKIGIKISLKTMPKAQYWDQFDAMVADIQMIGWHSDTEDSGNFYEFLSMCRNSETGYGQYNSGNYCNAKVDELTLAAQTETDPAKRAADLQEVEQIQYDEAGFIPLHWQNLSWASKSNMNTEDIVNVMNFPYFGDLVIK; this comes from the coding sequence ATGAAAGTGTCGACGTTCAAAACCGCCGGCAAATTCTCCCTGCTCGTTCTCTCTCTGCTGGTAGCCGCCCTCATGCTGGTCGGCTGCGGCGGCGAAGAGAAGAAAGAGGCAGCCGAGAAAGCCGCCCCCGCTGCCCCTGAAAAAGTCACCCTCAAGCTCGCCATGGATGCCGATCCGGTATCCCTCGATCCTCATGTCCAGCTGTCCGGCGGTATGCTGCAGTTCTCCCACCTGGTCTTCGATCCTCTGATTCGCTACGACAAGGACATGAATTTCGTGCCCCGTCTGGCTGAAAGCTGGGAACGCATCGACGACCTGACCATGCGCTTCCATCTGCGCAAGGGCGTCAAGTTCCATTCCGGCAACGAATTCACCGCCAAAGACGTGGTCTTCACCCTCGAGCGCCTGAAGAAGTCCGACGACTTCAAGGGCCTGTTCGAGCCTTTCTCCGGCGCCGTGGCCGTGGACGATTACACCGTGGACCTGGTCACCAAGAAGCCTTACGGCCTGGTGCTGAACATGGCCACCTACGTCTTCCCCATGGACAGCCAGTTCTACACCGGCACCGACGACAAGGGCAAAGCCAAGGACGCCATCGTCAAGACCGACTACTCCTTTGCCAACGAGAACGAGTCCGGCACCGGTCCCTTCGTGGTCACCAGCCGTGAGCAGGGCGTGAAGACCGTCTTCACCCGCTTCAAGGACTACTGGAACAAGGACACCGGCAACGTCGAGGAGATCATCCTTTCCCCGATCAAGAATGACGCCACCCGCACCGCCGCGCTCATGTCCGGCGACGTGGACTTCGTCATGCCCGTGCCTCCGCAGGATCTGGACCGCATCAAGTCCACCGACGGTCTGCAGCTGGTCACCATGTCCGGCTCGCGCATCATCACCTTCCAGCTGAACGGAAAGCGCAACCCGGCCTTCGCCGATCCCAAGGTCCGCCTGGCCATGGCTTACGCCTATGACAACCAGGGCGTGGTCGAGAAGATCATGAACGGTTTCGCCACCGCGGCCGGCCAGATGTCCCCCAAGGGTTACGTCGGTCACGTCGATGCCCTGGTGCCCCGCTATGACCTCGACAAGGCCAAGGCTCTGATGGCCGAATCCGGCTTCCCCAACGGTTTCGAGGCGACCATGATCGCCCCCAACAACCGCTACGTGAACGACGAGAAGATCTCCGAAGCCTTCGTTTCCATGATGTCCAAGATCGGCATCAAGATCTCCTTGAAGACCATGCCCAAGGCCCAGTACTGGGATCAGTTCGACGCCATGGTTGCCGACATCCAGATGATCGGCTGGCACTCCGACACCGAGGACTCCGGCAACTTCTACGAGTTCCTGTCCATGTGCCGCAACTCCGAGACCGGCTACGGCCAGTACAACTCCGGCAACTACTGCAACGCCAAGGTTGACGAGCTGACCCTGGCCGCTCAGACCGAGACCGATCCGGCCAAGCGCGCCGCCGACCTGCAGGAAGTCGAGCAGATCCAGTACGACGAAGCCGGCTTCATCCCGCTGCACTGGCAGAACCTGTCCTGGGCTTCCAAGTCCAACATGAACACCGAAGACATCGTGAACGTCATGAACTTCCCGTACTTCGGCGATCTGGTTATCAAGTAG